In one window of Halopiger aswanensis DNA:
- a CDS encoding thiamine pyrophosphate-binding protein yields MTDQDDPSGRARPGSEQLYDALVDAGIDLLVGLPGTQTLPLDRTVERRDDIRYVMARHETAIPHVAWGYYEAGGGVAATLTVPGPGDTNAMHGLKNALEDRVPLVHVAADADPEDRGKGPIHEIEPDTFDNVVKENISIERPLEFHRAVRSGIETALTPPRGPVRLGVPKSLLKGEFRSPRVTVDPPVSRFEGDAEYRTAARLLAEAERPVVYLGVGARRTCDPVAVRDLVERLNAPVVASYKGKGVFPEDDPRWLGVTGSHLPAGARRTLEAADVVLALGARFDGVTTDHWSISFGETLVHASADPAWIDNAYEADVAIVEDAGTAVERIRDGLESRSESDSPAADADDGWDGRKIGDRVQSEYEVHLRDRSLLADEEPVATAGVLRTLREALPRETVVTTDIGGFRLWAKQNFAAYEPEGYISAGSWAGMGVGVPAAIGAKFAQPDRAVVALTGDGGAMMCLQELHTAAADDLDVLVICFNNADYGIISKSPEIDQYTEGHRFDWSSPDFPAIAEGFGCRGRTVRTLAGLEEAVDDALSRDGPELIDVRVDQDEPTAGAAAEYDSELPIRDG; encoded by the coding sequence ATGACCGACCAAGACGATCCCTCGGGGCGGGCCCGACCCGGCAGCGAACAGCTGTACGACGCGCTGGTCGACGCCGGGATCGACCTGCTCGTGGGCTTGCCCGGAACGCAGACGCTCCCCCTGGATCGCACCGTCGAACGCCGCGACGACATCCGGTACGTGATGGCTCGCCACGAGACCGCGATTCCGCACGTCGCGTGGGGGTACTACGAGGCCGGCGGCGGCGTCGCGGCGACGCTGACCGTGCCGGGTCCCGGCGACACGAACGCGATGCACGGTCTGAAAAACGCGCTCGAGGATCGCGTCCCGCTGGTGCACGTCGCCGCGGACGCCGACCCCGAAGATCGCGGCAAGGGGCCGATCCACGAGATCGAACCAGACACGTTCGACAACGTCGTCAAGGAGAACATCTCGATCGAGCGGCCGCTCGAGTTCCACCGGGCGGTCCGCTCGGGGATCGAAACCGCGCTGACGCCGCCGCGGGGCCCGGTTCGGCTCGGCGTCCCGAAGTCGCTGCTCAAGGGTGAGTTTCGCTCGCCACGAGTAACTGTCGACCCGCCCGTAAGCCGGTTCGAGGGCGATGCCGAGTATCGGACTGCAGCGCGGCTGCTCGCCGAGGCGGAGCGACCGGTCGTCTACCTCGGCGTCGGCGCTCGCCGCACGTGCGACCCGGTCGCGGTCCGCGACCTCGTCGAGCGGCTGAACGCGCCCGTCGTCGCCTCCTACAAGGGCAAAGGCGTCTTCCCGGAGGACGACCCGCGCTGGCTCGGCGTCACCGGCAGCCACCTCCCCGCGGGCGCGAGACGCACGCTCGAGGCGGCGGACGTCGTCCTCGCGCTCGGCGCCCGCTTCGACGGCGTGACGACCGACCACTGGTCGATCTCCTTCGGCGAGACCCTCGTGCACGCCTCCGCCGATCCGGCGTGGATCGACAACGCTTACGAGGCTGACGTGGCGATAGTCGAGGACGCCGGGACTGCCGTCGAGCGGATTCGCGACGGGCTCGAGTCCAGGTCCGAGTCCGACTCCCCCGCTGCGGACGCGGACGACGGCTGGGATGGCCGGAAGATCGGTGACCGGGTCCAATCGGAGTACGAAGTGCACCTCCGCGATCGCAGCCTCCTCGCGGACGAAGAACCGGTCGCGACGGCGGGTGTGCTCCGAACCCTCCGGGAGGCGCTCCCTCGAGAGACCGTCGTGACGACCGATATCGGCGGCTTCCGGCTGTGGGCCAAGCAGAACTTCGCGGCCTACGAGCCGGAGGGCTACATTTCCGCCGGCTCGTGGGCGGGGATGGGCGTCGGGGTACCCGCCGCGATCGGTGCGAAGTTCGCCCAACCGGATCGGGCGGTCGTCGCGCTGACCGGCGACGGCGGCGCCATGATGTGTCTGCAGGAACTGCACACGGCGGCCGCCGACGATCTCGACGTGCTCGTGATCTGCTTCAACAACGCGGACTACGGCATCATCAGCAAATCCCCCGAGATCGATCAGTACACCGAGGGCCACCGGTTCGACTGGTCCTCGCCCGATTTCCCCGCGATCGCGGAAGGGTTCGGCTGTCGCGGCCGGACCGTTCGGACGCTTGCTGGTCTCGAGGAGGCGGTCGACGACGCGTTGTCGCGGGACGGGCCGGAACTGATCGACGTCCGCGTCGATCAGGACGAGCCGACGGCCGGGGCTGCCGCCGAATACGACTCCGAGCTGCCGATTCGAGACGGGTAG
- a CDS encoding glycoside hydrolase family 28 protein, whose protein sequence is MAVPDTDRFDIREYGAISDSDDPNTDAIQTALDECAETGGTVYVPAGTFRTGPLRIGDRTTLHLDPGATLTFVGDYDAFPTIESRWEGWNQHGFHPCLWVTDAENVEVSGRGTIDGNGQYWWQFYGADDDELPEGLRERLAEFNEKNDKADDVSSFTLRPPLFQISESENVTVSGVTLQNSPFWNTHVVYSENVTITDVNVLNPAEGAPNGDGIDIDSSRYVRISDAYINAGDDAICIKSGKNAEGRELGEPASQITVTNCTVEAGHGGVVIGSEMSGDVRDVAVTNCTFTDTDRGVRIKTQRDRGGVVEDLRFDNIVMRRIASPFTINGYYFTPLDSEPEPVDEGTPMVRNVTFSNITARNVETAGFFAGLPEQYFEGIEFDNVRIDATRPLDATDLDPAMASGYEQTHGLFCKSIADISFNDVRIRTADGPAMRFVDTESVTVDGLQVPDDQAAPIIDLENVDRTRIRGCAPDGESPFVRATRETETIELAGNFGDLADDVEIEAESDATLESF, encoded by the coding sequence ATGGCAGTGCCTGACACGGATCGGTTCGATATCCGCGAGTACGGCGCGATCAGCGACTCGGACGATCCCAACACCGACGCGATTCAGACGGCGCTCGACGAGTGCGCCGAGACTGGCGGGACCGTGTACGTTCCGGCCGGCACGTTCCGCACAGGTCCGCTTCGGATCGGCGACCGGACGACCCTCCATTTGGATCCGGGAGCGACGCTGACGTTCGTCGGCGACTACGACGCGTTCCCCACGATCGAAAGCCGCTGGGAAGGGTGGAACCAGCACGGCTTCCACCCCTGCTTGTGGGTTACTGACGCCGAAAATGTCGAGGTCAGCGGTCGCGGAACGATCGACGGCAACGGCCAGTACTGGTGGCAGTTCTACGGTGCTGACGACGACGAGCTCCCCGAGGGGCTGCGCGAGCGTCTCGCGGAGTTCAACGAGAAAAACGACAAGGCGGACGACGTCAGCTCCTTCACGCTCCGTCCGCCGCTGTTCCAGATTTCCGAGTCCGAGAACGTCACCGTCTCCGGCGTCACCCTCCAAAACTCGCCGTTCTGGAACACCCACGTCGTCTACTCCGAGAACGTCACGATCACCGACGTCAACGTCCTCAATCCCGCGGAGGGCGCGCCCAACGGGGACGGGATCGACATCGACTCCTCGCGGTACGTCCGGATCAGCGACGCGTACATCAACGCCGGCGACGACGCGATCTGCATCAAGTCGGGCAAGAACGCCGAGGGCCGCGAGCTCGGCGAGCCGGCCTCGCAGATCACCGTCACGAACTGCACCGTCGAGGCCGGCCACGGCGGCGTCGTCATCGGCAGCGAGATGTCCGGCGACGTTCGCGACGTCGCGGTCACCAACTGCACCTTTACCGATACCGACCGCGGCGTCCGGATCAAGACCCAGCGCGACCGCGGCGGCGTCGTCGAGGACCTCCGGTTCGACAACATCGTCATGCGGCGGATCGCCTCCCCGTTCACCATCAACGGCTACTACTTCACGCCGTTAGACAGCGAGCCCGAACCGGTCGACGAGGGGACGCCGATGGTCCGCAACGTGACATTCAGCAACATCACCGCCCGCAACGTCGAGACGGCCGGCTTCTTCGCCGGCCTCCCCGAGCAGTACTTCGAGGGCATCGAGTTCGATAACGTGCGGATCGACGCAACGCGGCCGCTCGACGCGACCGATCTCGACCCCGCGATGGCGTCGGGCTACGAGCAGACCCACGGGCTGTTCTGCAAGTCCATCGCCGACATCTCGTTCAACGACGTTCGCATCCGGACCGCCGACGGCCCGGCGATGCGGTTCGTCGACACCGAGTCGGTCACCGTCGACGGCCTCCAAGTTCCGGACGACCAGGCGGCGCCGATCATCGATCTCGAGAACGTCGATCGAACCCGCATTCGCGGCTGCGCGCCCGACGGCGAGTCGCCGTTCGTGCGGGCGACCCGCGAGACCGAGACGATCGAACTCGCGGGTAACTTCGGCGACCTGGCCGACGACGTCGAAATCGAAGCCGAGAGCGACGCGACGCTCGA